GCGGGGGCAGCCGTCGTGCGCGATGCGGTGGGCCTCAGGTCACGTCGTCGTAGCCGTTGACCCGGTCCGTGGTCGTCTGCTCGGGCAGCCGGCCGGCGGAGACGGGCTCGACCTCGCCGATGGCCTCGGGGGTGAGGTCCAGCTCGGACGCCTCGTCGTCGCCCGGGCCGTCGGCCGCGCGGCGGGCCCGGCGCCGGTCGTTGATCAGCGCGATGGCCACGGCGATGAAGTACAGACCCCAGATCGGCGCCGCGAGCGCCAGCATCGTCATCGGGTCCGGGCTGGGCGTGGCCACCGCAGCGAAGGCGGTGATGCCGACGACCATGCCGCGCCACCAGCCCAGCATCCGGCCGCCGGACAGCACGCCGGTGAGGTTGAGCATGACCAGCAGCAGGGGCATCTCGAAGGCGAGGCCGAAGACGACGACCATGCGCGTGACGAGGTCGAGCAGGTCGTCCAGCGGCAGCAGGTTCTCGGCGCCGGACGGCGTCAGGTCGATCATCACCCGGGCCGTGGTGGGCAGCACGTGGAAGGCGAGGTAGCCGCCGCCGAGGAACAGCGGGAAGCCGAAACCGACGAACGCGTAGGCGTACTTCTTCTCGGTGCGGTGCAGGCCCGGGGCGACGAACGCCCAGAGCTGGTACAGCCAGACCGGCGACGCGAGCACGACGCCGGTCATCAGCGAGACCTTCAGCGCCAGGGTGAACGGTGCGAGCAGGCCGCTGACCGTGATGTGCGCACAGTGGACGTTCTTCGAGGACGCCAGCTCACCGAAGGACTGGTGGCAGCCGATCTGGTCCAGCACCGGCTCGGTGATGAAGTTGATGATGTCCCTGTAGAAGAACGCCGCCACGATCGTGACGAGCACGATCGCCAGGACACCCTTCGCGAGCCGGTTGCGCAGCTCACGCAAGTGATCCGCGAGCGGCATCCGCCCCTCGGGATCCTTCTCCTTCTTGCGGGCAGACTTGGGCAACCCACATCCTCATCTCGTGCAGCGGACCGGACCGACCCGGCCCTCGCGTCAGCGCTGGGTGGTGTCCGTCGGCTCGTTGACCGGGCGCGAGCTGGTCACGTCGCCGGGGGCGGCCTGGATCGTGCGCTGCGCCGGAGCGGGGTCCTCGGTGGACTGGGCGGTGCCGGCGGGCTGCTTACCCTCGTCCTTCATCGCCTTGGCCTCGCTCTTGAGGATGCGAGCGGACTTGCCCAGCGAGCGCGCCATGTCCGGGAGCTTCTTGGAACCGAACACGAGGACGATGACCAGGACGAGGAGCAGCAGGTGCCACGGCTCAAGTCCGTTGCGGAACATAAATCTTCACCTTCTCACCGAGGCGGGCATGTCCGACAGGTCAGACACTTGTCCGAACGTCTTGCTGGCTGCGATCGTAACGCGTCGGGGTGAACGCGGGACAATCCCCGGGCGTACTCCTGCTCTGCGGACCGCGCCTCATTTCCGGGCCGCGACCAGCAGCGTACCTGGCTGGGTGGCAAAGGTGACAGAGTGGTGTGACCGACCGCGCACGCCCATGCGCCGACGAGGATCCCGGACCGGCCGCGCCCGCCGGAGGCGGGCCGCGCTCAGAGTGTGTCGACGGCCCGGGCCGTGCTCACCGCCGCCCGCTCCAGGTCCTCGGCCGCCCGGTTGATGCGGCGCGCGGAGTCCGCCACCTGCTGCCCGAGGCGCCTCGCCTCCAGGAACACCCGGACGGCGAGCACCCCCAGGACGGCGAGACCCAGGAAACCCACGGCTACCGCGAACATCGGCCAGAACATGAGCCGAGCCTAGACGGTCCTACACCGTGGAGTGCAGCCGCAGGGTACGGACGCCGCCGCCGGTGAGCAGCTCGACGATGCGCTCCCCCGCGGGCTTGCGCACCGCGACCCCGCAGTCGGGGCAGGTGAAGGAGTAGAACGTGGTCCGGCTCGACGCGCCGATGGCCAGGCGCAGGGCGCCCGCGGCGAGCTCGAACCGGCCCCGGCAGTCCGGGCAGCCGGCCCGGAACATCACCGGGACGACTCTTCTCATCCCGGCGAAGGCCGCCGCCGCCGTCATTTCCCGCGGACCCCTCGCACCGGACACCGGAGACTCGCTCAACGCCCTAGCTCCTCTTTTCCTGGTCGTCCTGCCCGCCCCCGGCACCGCGGCCCGTGCCCGGCCGGCCCTCGTACGCCGCCAGTGCGTCGCGGGCCGCCCGGCGGGCGCTGTCGGCCAGTTCGGGCGGTGAGACGATCCGGCCGTCGCGGCCGAGGCGCAGGGCCAGCCGGCGCAGGGAGGCCGGGTCGGGGGTGCGCAGAGTGATACGCAGCCCGCCGTCGGGAAGCTCATCGGCGCTGTCGTGCGGGTAGTACTCGGCGACCCAGCGGCCGCCGGGGCCGACCTCGATCACGACCTCCGGGTCCTCGGCGGCCGGCTGGACCAGGGCCTCGGACAGGTCCCGCAGTTCTATCTCCGGGGGCGCCGAGGGCTCGTCGAGGATCCTGATCTCCGCGACCCGGTCGAGCCGGAAGGTGCGCCGGGCCTCGGAGCGGCGGCACCACGCCTCGACGTAGGTGTGGCCGACGCTGACCAGGCGGATGGGGTCGATCTCGCGCTCGGTGACCTCGTCGCGCGCCGGCGAGTAGTAGCGGATCCACAGCCGGCGGCGCTCGGAGATGGCCCGGTCGACGTCGGCGAAGACGCCGCCCTCGGACTCGAAGGTCACCGAGAGCCGGGCGCTGGCGCCGGCCGCCTCGCCGGCCGCCGTCTCCACCTTGGCCGTCGCCCGCAGCAGCGCCTGCCGGTCGCTCTCGCGCAGGCCGGGCAGCGTGGACACGGCGCGGGCGGCCACCAGCAGGGCCGTGGCCTCGTCGGCGGCGAGCCGCAGCGGCTCGGCCGCCTCCTCGCCGAGCGCCGCCGGGTTGTGCCACCAGATGCGCTCGCCGTCGGTGTCGATGTCGAGCAGGTCGCCGCCGCGGAAGCTGGTGCCGCACATGGGCAGCAGATCGAGGTCGGAGACCAGTTCGTCCTCGGTGATGCCGAAGGCGCGCGCGACGTCGGCGATCCGCGCGCCGGGGCGCTCCCTGAGGTAGGTGACCAGCGAGAGCATCCGCCGGGTCTGGTCGATGGCGTTCACGGGCCTGACCGGTTTGCCTGCCATGGTTGTGCTCCGCTCCCCCTCAGCCCTTGGCCACGGCACGCAGCCGGTCCACCACGTCGGCCCGCAGCTCGGCCGGCTCCAGCACGACCACGTCCGGGCCGAACTCCACCAGCCAGGCGTCCAGGCCGTGCCCGTACGGGATCTCCAACTCGTCCCAGCCGTCGCCCAGTTCCCGCACCCCGGTGGCCTTCGCCCGCAGCGGGTAGCCGGCGCCGGTGCGCAGCCGGATCAGCGCCGTGCCGTCGGCGATCTCGCCGGCCCAGCTCGCGACGGTCTCCCGGACGGTGACGACGTCGGGGACGGGCGCGGTGAAGGCCGCCCCGCGGGAGCGGACCCGGCCGGTGATGCGGGACAGCCGGAAGACCCGCTCGGCGCCCCGGTCGCGGTCCCAGCCGGCCAGGTACCAGTGGCCGCGCCAGCACTCCAGCGCCCACGGCTCGACGTGCCGGGGCTCGGGGTGCACGGCGGAGGCCTTGCGGTACTCGAAGACCACCGGGCGGCGGTCGCGGCACGCGAGCATCAGCGGCTCGAAGGCGGCCTCGTGCACGGGGATGCGCGGTTCGAGGGCGCCGTGCGCCTCGTAGGGGTCGACGTCCTCGGGCAGGCCGGCCGCGCGGAGCTTCTGCAGGGCGCCGCTGGCCGCGCCGGCCAGCCGGGCCTGCTGCCAGACCTTGGCGGCCAGGCCGAGGGCGGCGGCCTCCTCGGCGTCGAGGGTGATCGGCGGCAGCCGGTTGCTGTCGCGGCGGGCGAGGTAGCCCACCTCGCCGTCCAGGTTCTCGACGGTCTCGATGACCAGGCCCAGTTCGCGCAGGTCGTCCTTGTCGCGCTCGAACATCCGGTTGAAGGAGTCGTCGCTGCCCGCCGTGCCCCTCTCCGGCCGCGACGCCTCGACGTAGGCCTCGATGGAGTCGCGCAGCTCACGCTTGCTGAGCGGCCGCCGGGTCCCGAGCAGGCACAGCGCGAGGTTCATCAGCCGCTCGGCCTTGGCAATGGCCATCGACGCCCTTCACCTTCCCTATGGTGCTTACGGACGATGACCGTACCGCCCCGCCGGTGCGGGGCAAAGCCGAGGGCCCACGCCCGGACAGGCGTGGGCCCCAGGTGATCGGGTCCGGTCGGATCCCGTCAGCAGGCTGTACGACGATCAGACCGCGACCAGGTCGACCACGAAGATCAGGGTCTCGCCGGGCTGGATCGCCGGGGTCGGGCTCTGGTCGCCGTAGGCGAGGTGCGCCGGGATGGTCAGCTGGCGGCGGCCACCGACCTTCATGCCCTGCACGCCCAGGTCCCAGCCCTTGATGACACGGCCGCCACCCAGCGGGAAGCGGAACGGGGTGCCGCGGTTCCAGCTGGCGTCGAACTCCTCGCCGGTGCTGAAGGCGACGCCGACGTAGTGGACGGTGACGGTCTGACCCGCCTGCGCCACCTCGCCGTCGCCCTCCCAGATGTCCTTGATCTCGAGGTCCGCCGGCGGCTCGCCGCCCGGGAAGTCGATCTCGGGCTTCTCGATGCTCACGTCAAAAGCTCCTGCTTGTGTACGACACGGAACACGGACAGTCTGTCATCTTCGCAGGTCTGGCGGTGCCGGGGCGGCCGCGCCACGGACCCCGCTACATCGCGGCGAGGATGTCCACCGAGAACACCAGCGTGGAGCCCTTCTTGATGGCACCGCCGCTCGGCGGGTTGTTCCCGTAGGCCAGGTCCGGCGGGACGACGACCAGGACCCTGCTGCCCACCTTCTTGCCGGTCAGTCCCTGCGGCAGCCCCTTGACGACCTGCCGCATCTGCTCCAGCGAGAACTGGCTGAGCCGGCCGGAGCCGTACGTCTGCTCGAAGGGCTTGCCGCTGTCCCAGACGACGCCCTTGAACTGGCACAGGATCGCCTGGTCCGCCTTCAGCTCGGGACCGTCGCCCTCCAGGACGTAGGCCGACACCAGCTTCTTCGGCGGGGCGGTCTTCGGGACGCTGATCGAGGGGGCCTGGCCGTCGGTGTTGGTGCCGACCTTCGGCAGGGCGGCGTCGGTCTGCGGGACCTGCGTGCCCTTGGCGGAGCTCTTGGAGTTGAAGGAGTCGATCACGTCGATGACGAAGACCAGGGTGTCGGTGCCCTTGATGCCCGCCTGCGCGTTCCCGGACTTGCCGTAGCCCCAGGTGGGCGGGACGGCGATCTGGACCCGGCTGCCGGTCTTCCTGCCCGCGAGGGCGTAGCGCCAGCCGTCGATGATGCTGCCCTGGGCGAGCTGGATGACCAGCGGGCTCTTGCGGTCGTAGGAGTTGTCGAAGACCTTGGCGGTGCTCCAGATCTGGCCCAGGTAGTTGGCCTGGATGAAGTCGTTCTCCGCGACCGTGCGGCCGCTGCCCGCGATCACCGTCTTCACCGCGAGGTCCTTCGACGGCTCGCCCGGCCCCTTCGCGACCGTGGGCTTCTCGTCGAACTTGGTGCCCGCCGTGATCGCGGGCAGCGGCCCGTCCACGATCTTGGGCGGGGGCGGTGCGGACGCCGAGGCCGACGGTGAGGGCGAGGGTGCGGCCTTGCCCGAGTCTGACTTGCCGCCGCCGCATCCGGCGAGCGTGGCGAGCCCGGCGGGCACGGCTGCGAGGAGGAGTGAGCGTCGGCGCACGGAGATGCCTCGTAATCGGTCGATCTTGTGGACTGGCGTGCGCGCAACTCTACGGCGTGACACGGGCGCCGTACGGGAAACGTACGGCGCCCGTGTGGCGCTCCGGCATTCCTGCCCGGAAACGCTTGACTCGTGGGCCTTTCGCTACATTCCGGCGATCAGCTTCTCCACCCGGTCGTCCACCGAACGGAACGGGTCCTTGCACAGGACGGTGCGCTGCGCCTGGTCGTTGAGTTTCAGGTGCACCCAGTCGACCGTGAAGTCACGGCGCTGTTCCTGTGCCCGGCGGATGAAGTCGCCGCGCAGCCGTGCCCGAGTGGTCTGCGGGGGAACCGACTTGCCTTCGAAGATCTTCAAGTCGTTGCAGATCCGGGTGGCTTGGCCCTTCTTCTCCAGCAGGTAGTACAGACCACGACGGCGGTGGATGTCGTGGTAGGCGAGGTCTATCTGGGCGACCCGCGGGTGCGACATGGTCATGTTGTGCTTGGCCCGGTACCGCTCGATGAGCTTGTACTTCATGACCCAGTCGATCTCGGTGCCGATGCGGTCGAGTTCCTCGGTCTCGATCGCGTCGAGGGTGCGGCCCCACAGCTCCAGCACCTGCGCGACGGTGCCGGTGCGGATGCCCCGGCGGTCGCAGAAGTCCACGGCCTTGTCGAAGTACTCGCGCTGCACCTCCAGCGCGGACGCCTCCCGGCCGCTGGCCAGGCGCACCTTGCGCCGGCCGGTGATGTCGTGGCTGACCTCGCGGATCGCCCGGATCGGGTTCTCCAGGGTGAGGTCGCGCATGACGGTGCCCGCCTCGATCATGCGCAGCACCAGGTCGGTGGCGCCGACCTTCAGCAGCATGGTCGTCTCGGACATGTTCGAGTCGCCCACGATGACGTGCAGGCGGCGGTAGCGCTCGGCGTCCGCGTGCGGCTCGTCGCGGGTGTTGATGATGGGCCGGGAGCGGGTCGTCGCCGAGGAGACGCCCTCCCAGATGTGCTCCGCGCGCTGGCTGACGCAGTAGACGGCGCCGCGCGGGGTCTGCAGGACCTTGCCCGCACCGCACAGGAGCTGCCTGGTCACCAGGAAGGGGATGAGAATGTCCGCGAGCCGGGAGAACTCCCCGTGCCGGGCCACCAGATAGTTCTCGTGGCAGCCGTAGGAGTTGCCCGCCGAGTCGGTGTTGTTCTTGAAGAGGTAGACGTCGCCCGCGATTCCCTCCTCGTGCAGGCGTCGTTCCGCGTCCACCAGGAGTCCCTCGAGAATGCGCTCGCCGGCCTTGTCGTGGGTGACCAGTTCGGTCACGTTGTCACATTCGGGTGTCGCGTATTCCGGATGTGATCCCACGTCGAGATAGAGCCGGGCGCCGTTTCGCAGAAAGACATTGCTGCTGCGGCCCCATGACACGACACGGCGGAAGAGGTACCGCGCCACCTCGTCAGGAGACAGGCGGCGCTGTCCCCTGAACGTGCACGTGACGCCGTACTCGTTCTCCAGCCCGAAAATGCGGCGGTCCATGACTGAACATTACGCCCGATCCCCTGAGCTGAAACGGGGTTCGACGGCACGATTTGGATCATTTTCCGATGAAGCCGCAACGACCCCGCCCCGCACGGGAGCTGCGAGGACCCGTCCGGTGGCGAGCAGGACCAGCAGGGACACGGCCCCGGCGGCGGCCGGCAGCGCGAATCCCCACAGCGCGCCACCGGTCTGGACGACCGGCCCCGCCAGGCCCGTTCCGACCGAGGCGCCCACGGTGAACGTCGTCACCAGCCAGGAGAACGCCTCCGTGACGGTGCCGCTCGGCGCGTGCCGGTCGACGATGATGAAGGCGCAGGCGATGCAGGGCGCGAGGAAGACTCCGGCGACCAGGGTGAGCAGCACCATGGCGACCGTGCCGGGCATCAGGGTGAGCGGCAGGTAACAGACCGCCAGAAGGGCCACCAGGAGCCGCAGTCGCCGTTCGGGGGTGCCGCCCCACTGGCGGGCCCCGTAGACGGTGCCGCCGATGAGCGCCCCGAGGCCGAGCGCGGCCATCAGCCAGCCGTAGACGGCGTCGCCGCCGTGGTCGTCGGCGTAGGGCACGGAGGCGACCGTGATGGAGCCGAGCGCGATGCCGATGAACAGGAAGGCGCCGAGCAGCGCGAGCAGGCCGGGCGAGCGCAGGGCGCCCAGCCAGTGCGCCTCGCGGGGCGCCGAGCGCCACGCGCGCGAGGGCGGCGAGACGACCACCGAGAGGGCGCCGAGGACACCGACGGCGTTCAGCACGAGCAGGGCCGCGCGCTCCGACCACAGCGAGACGCACAGGGTCACCAGCAGCGGGCCGACGGTGAACATGACCTCCTGGGCGATCGCGTCCATGGCGTACGCGGTGTGCACCTGCTCCTCGCGGCGCAGCACGGAGGGCCACAGGGCGCGCAGGCCGCCCTCCAGGGGCGGGGTGAACAGGCCCGCGGCCGCGACGCAGACGTAGGCCAGGGGCAGCGGGTCGGTGCCCAGGAAGGCGAAGGCCGTCATGGCGAGCGCCGCCAGGACGGCGGCCGGCAGCTGCACGCGCGGCTGGCCGTGCAGGTCCACGAGCCGGCCGAGGACCGGCTGGCCGACCGCGTTGGCGACGCCGTACACCGCGGCGAGCGCCCCGGCCAGGCTGTAGGTGCCGCCCTCGGCGCGGACGAACAGCACCAGGGCGATCGCGGCCGTCGCGTTGGGCAGCCGGCCCACCAGCGTGCCGGTCAGCAGCCGGGCCGCGTGTCTCGCCCGGAGGATCTCTAGGTATCCCGCGGCCATGCCCGCCTCCAAGTGTTACGTATAACTTCGCCGCTCATACGTACCATGTGCGCTGTTCACGCGTCCAGACGAGCGGCAACCCCAAGCAGAGGAGCAGGCCCACGGTGCCACGCAGCAGCACGCGCCCGACCAGCCGTGACGTCGCGCAGGCGGCCGGGGTGTCCCAGGCGGCCGTCTCGCTCGTCCTCGGCGACAAGTGGCGCGGCCGGGTCTCCGAGGCCACCGCCGAGCGGGTCCGCGCGGCCGCGCGCGAGCTGGGCTACCGGCCCAACCTGGCGGCCCGCAACCTGCGCCTGGGCCGCACCCGCACCGTCCTGCTCGTGGTGCCGGCCCTGACGACCGAGTTCTTCGCCGGCGTCTACACCGGCGCGGCACGCGTGGCGGCCCGGCACGGCTTCGGCGTCGTGCTCTACCCCTCCCCCCAGGGCATCGGCCCGGCCCGTGACCCCTTCGCCTCCGCGCAGGCGGCCCTGGACGGCGTCATCGCCTCCTCGATGGCCGCCGACGCCCTCACCGCCATCCGCGGCGACCAGCTCCCGCTGGTCATGCTCGACAGCGATCCCGAGGGCAGCCTGGGCGCCGCGACCGTGAACCTGGACATCGCCGACGGCGTCCGCCAGGTCACCGAGCACCTGCTCGGTCTCGGGCACCGCCGCTTCCTGCACCTCGCGGCCGACGTCCCCTCCTGGACCTTCGAGCTGCGCGCCCGCGAGCTGGCCGCACGGCTGGCCGCCGTCCCCGGCACCGCGATCCGCACGGCCGCCGCGCCGATCTCCATCGACGACGCGGTCGCCGCCGCCGAGGCCGCGCTCACCCGGCCCGGCCCCCGGCCGACCGCCGTGGTCTGCGACGACGACAAACTGGCCGCCGGCGCCTACAAGGCCATACGCCGCCTCGGCCTGCGCGTCCCCGACGACATCTCCGTCACCGGCCTGGACGACCTGGCCCTCGCCACCGCCCTCGACCCGGAGCTCACCACGGTGCGCCTGGACGCCGAGCGGTTCGGTGAACGCGGCATGGAGGCCCTGCTGGCCGTCCTGGACGGCCGGGATCCCGAGGGCGAGGACATCCCGGTCGAACTGGTCGTACGAGGCTCCACGGCCCGAGCGTCCGCGCCGGCCCCCTAGAACGGGCCCACGGCCGAAAGCGACCGACCGCCTGCACGCCACGGCCGGAGGCCGGGCCTGCCGGGAGCCGGGGCTGTCGGGCCTGCCGGAGGCGGGACGGCTGCGGCTGGATGCCTGGCGCAGGGGCGGCTGCGGCGGGACGCCTCCGGCGGAAGGCGGTCTGCCGGCCGTCCGGACCACGGCGCAGCCGCTGCGGCCGGAGCCCCGGGCCCACCGCCGATCAGGCGACGGGACGGCCGCGGCCAAGCGGCGACCGGCTGGCTGCGGGCCGGATGCCCGGCGGCACGGCTCCGGACCCGATGCCCGGCGGAAACGGCGCGGCGGCGGCACGATGCTGGGCGGAAGCGGCACGGCTGCGGTCGGAGGCCGGGGCGCCGGCGGCCGGGGCGCTACGCAGCCGCTGCGGCCGGGGCCCGGGGCGCCGCTGATCAGGTGCGGGGACGGCCGCGGCTAGGCGGCGGCCGGCCGGGGCGCCGCCGGTACCAGGCGGGTCACCGTCTCCTCCAGGCGGGGCAGGGCTCGCTGGCCCGCCAGTGCGGCGAGGATGCCGAGGGCGACGCC
Above is a genomic segment from Streptomyces collinus Tu 365 containing:
- the tatC gene encoding twin-arginine translocase subunit TatC, whose product is MPKSARKKEKDPEGRMPLADHLRELRNRLAKGVLAIVLVTIVAAFFYRDIINFITEPVLDQIGCHQSFGELASSKNVHCAHITVSGLLAPFTLALKVSLMTGVVLASPVWLYQLWAFVAPGLHRTEKKYAYAFVGFGFPLFLGGGYLAFHVLPTTARVMIDLTPSGAENLLPLDDLLDLVTRMVVVFGLAFEMPLLLVMLNLTGVLSGGRMLGWWRGMVVGITAFAAVATPSPDPMTMLALAAPIWGLYFIAVAIALINDRRRARRAADGPGDDEASELDLTPEAIGEVEPVSAGRLPEQTTTDRVNGYDDVT
- the tatA gene encoding Sec-independent protein translocase subunit TatA: MFRNGLEPWHLLLLVLVIVLVFGSKKLPDMARSLGKSARILKSEAKAMKDEGKQPAGTAQSTEDPAPAQRTIQAAPGDVTSSRPVNEPTDTTQR
- a CDS encoding helix-turn-helix transcriptional regulator, producing MAGKPVRPVNAIDQTRRMLSLVTYLRERPGARIADVARAFGITEDELVSDLDLLPMCGTSFRGGDLLDIDTDGERIWWHNPAALGEEAAEPLRLAADEATALLVAARAVSTLPGLRESDRQALLRATAKVETAAGEAAGASARLSVTFESEGGVFADVDRAISERRRLWIRYYSPARDEVTEREIDPIRLVSVGHTYVEAWCRRSEARRTFRLDRVAEIRILDEPSAPPEIELRDLSEALVQPAAEDPEVVIEVGPGGRWVAEYYPHDSADELPDGGLRITLRTPDPASLRRLALRLGRDGRIVSPPELADSARRAARDALAAYEGRPGTGRGAGGGQDDQEKRS
- a CDS encoding helix-turn-helix transcriptional regulator, with translation MAIAKAERLMNLALCLLGTRRPLSKRELRDSIEAYVEASRPERGTAGSDDSFNRMFERDKDDLRELGLVIETVENLDGEVGYLARRDSNRLPPITLDAEEAAALGLAAKVWQQARLAGAASGALQKLRAAGLPEDVDPYEAHGALEPRIPVHEAAFEPLMLACRDRRPVVFEYRKASAVHPEPRHVEPWALECWRGHWYLAGWDRDRGAERVFRLSRITGRVRSRGAAFTAPVPDVVTVRETVASWAGEIADGTALIRLRTGAGYPLRAKATGVRELGDGWDELEIPYGHGLDAWLVEFGPDVVVLEPAELRADVVDRLRAVAKG
- a CDS encoding FKBP-type peptidyl-prolyl cis-trans isomerase — protein: MSIEKPEIDFPGGEPPADLEIKDIWEGDGEVAQAGQTVTVHYVGVAFSTGEEFDASWNRGTPFRFPLGGGRVIKGWDLGVQGMKVGGRRQLTIPAHLAYGDQSPTPAIQPGETLIFVVDLVAV
- a CDS encoding FKBP-type peptidyl-prolyl cis-trans isomerase, which encodes MRRRSLLLAAVPAGLATLAGCGGGKSDSGKAAPSPSPSASASAPPPPKIVDGPLPAITAGTKFDEKPTVAKGPGEPSKDLAVKTVIAGSGRTVAENDFIQANYLGQIWSTAKVFDNSYDRKSPLVIQLAQGSIIDGWRYALAGRKTGSRVQIAVPPTWGYGKSGNAQAGIKGTDTLVFVIDVIDSFNSKSSAKGTQVPQTDAALPKVGTNTDGQAPSISVPKTAPPKKLVSAYVLEGDGPELKADQAILCQFKGVVWDSGKPFEQTYGSGRLSQFSLEQMRQVVKGLPQGLTGKKVGSRVLVVVPPDLAYGNNPPSGGAIKKGSTLVFSVDILAAM
- the pafA gene encoding Pup--protein ligase yields the protein MDRRIFGLENEYGVTCTFRGQRRLSPDEVARYLFRRVVSWGRSSNVFLRNGARLYLDVGSHPEYATPECDNVTELVTHDKAGERILEGLLVDAERRLHEEGIAGDVYLFKNNTDSAGNSYGCHENYLVARHGEFSRLADILIPFLVTRQLLCGAGKVLQTPRGAVYCVSQRAEHIWEGVSSATTRSRPIINTRDEPHADAERYRRLHVIVGDSNMSETTMLLKVGATDLVLRMIEAGTVMRDLTLENPIRAIREVSHDITGRRKVRLASGREASALEVQREYFDKAVDFCDRRGIRTGTVAQVLELWGRTLDAIETEELDRIGTEIDWVMKYKLIERYRAKHNMTMSHPRVAQIDLAYHDIHRRRGLYYLLEKKGQATRICNDLKIFEGKSVPPQTTRARLRGDFIRRAQEQRRDFTVDWVHLKLNDQAQRTVLCKDPFRSVDDRVEKLIAGM
- a CDS encoding MFS transporter, which produces MAAGYLEILRARHAARLLTGTLVGRLPNATAAIALVLFVRAEGGTYSLAGALAAVYGVANAVGQPVLGRLVDLHGQPRVQLPAAVLAALAMTAFAFLGTDPLPLAYVCVAAAGLFTPPLEGGLRALWPSVLRREEQVHTAYAMDAIAQEVMFTVGPLLVTLCVSLWSERAALLVLNAVGVLGALSVVVSPPSRAWRSAPREAHWLGALRSPGLLALLGAFLFIGIALGSITVASVPYADDHGGDAVYGWLMAALGLGALIGGTVYGARQWGGTPERRLRLLVALLAVCYLPLTLMPGTVAMVLLTLVAGVFLAPCIACAFIIVDRHAPSGTVTEAFSWLVTTFTVGASVGTGLAGPVVQTGGALWGFALPAAAGAVSLLVLLATGRVLAAPVRGGVVAASSENDPNRAVEPRFSSGDRA
- a CDS encoding LacI family DNA-binding transcriptional regulator; this encodes MPRSSTRPTSRDVAQAAGVSQAAVSLVLGDKWRGRVSEATAERVRAAARELGYRPNLAARNLRLGRTRTVLLVVPALTTEFFAGVYTGAARVAARHGFGVVLYPSPQGIGPARDPFASAQAALDGVIASSMAADALTAIRGDQLPLVMLDSDPEGSLGAATVNLDIADGVRQVTEHLLGLGHRRFLHLAADVPSWTFELRARELAARLAAVPGTAIRTAAAPISIDDAVAAAEAALTRPGPRPTAVVCDDDKLAAGAYKAIRRLGLRVPDDISVTGLDDLALATALDPELTTVRLDAERFGERGMEALLAVLDGRDPEGEDIPVELVVRGSTARASAPAP